From a single Methylosinus sp. H3A genomic region:
- a CDS encoding MT-A70 family methyltransferase, with the protein MSEDWPFGNLEPSSFGLILADPAWSYATRSDKGQAKSASRHYRTMTREQLYALPVWRLAAPNCAMCLWTTGPLLPMQFDLMLHWGFEYKTYGGWGKRSKNWGKPGNKKQKWAFGTGYWERSTLEVYLWGAIGEPRIVSHSERNLIEAPLREHSRKPEDIYAKCERMFPGVRKLDLFSRQTRPGWSNWGDEATKFDEAAE; encoded by the coding sequence GTGAGCGAGGACTGGCCGTTCGGTAATCTGGAGCCGTCGAGCTTCGGGCTGATCCTCGCCGATCCGGCGTGGAGCTACGCCACGCGCAGCGATAAGGGGCAGGCCAAGAGCGCGAGCCGCCACTATCGCACCATGACCCGCGAGCAGCTCTACGCGCTCCCGGTCTGGAGGCTCGCAGCGCCCAATTGCGCAATGTGCCTCTGGACGACTGGGCCGCTGTTGCCCATGCAGTTCGATCTGATGCTGCATTGGGGCTTCGAATACAAAACCTACGGTGGCTGGGGCAAGCGCAGCAAGAATTGGGGCAAGCCCGGAAACAAGAAACAGAAATGGGCCTTCGGGACCGGCTATTGGGAGCGCTCGACGCTCGAGGTCTATCTCTGGGGCGCGATCGGCGAGCCGCGCATCGTCTCGCACAGCGAGCGCAATCTGATCGAGGCGCCGTTGCGCGAGCATTCGCGCAAGCCAGAGGACATCTACGCCAAATGCGAGCGCATGTTCCCCGGCGTGCGCAAGCTCGATCTGTTCTCGCGGCAGACGCGGCCCGGCTGGAGCAATTGGGGCGACGAGGCCACCAAGTTCGATGAGGCCGCGGAATGA
- a CDS encoding DUF2730 family protein, which yields MDWGTAAQWAGTATAIGLGVWAAFSKKSDKALEGVERDVHGAQSDLRRLFERVDGVEVRLGKIEVEVEHLPTKDEFHQLHTEITKLDAKFDSVLYKLDTLVSQYERAEARAIQAEAAAR from the coding sequence ATGGATTGGGGCACGGCGGCGCAATGGGCGGGAACGGCGACGGCGATCGGATTGGGCGTCTGGGCGGCGTTTTCGAAGAAGAGCGACAAGGCTCTCGAGGGCGTCGAGCGTGACGTCCACGGCGCGCAATCCGATCTCCGACGCCTGTTCGAGCGCGTCGACGGCGTCGAGGTGCGGCTCGGCAAGATCGAAGTGGAGGTGGAGCATCTGCCGACGAAGGATGAGTTCCATCAGCTGCACACGGAAATCACCAAGCTCGATGCGAAATTCGACTCGGTCCTCTACAAGCTCGACACGCTCGTCTCTCAATATGAGCGGGCGGAGGCTCGCGCGATCCAGGCGGAGGCGGCAGCGAGATGA
- a CDS encoding DUF3486 family protein has product MATGRGRLSSIDTLPEEAQEDIAWAMAELNRRQRTQAEILSDLNGRLADKGLELISKSAFNRRSMRLANAARRIAEGRALFEGIAPQFTPDRVDESNIVLGELIKMLIAELLDDEPGALTPKNSMEMARAYLATIQGQKLSAERRTKLVADFEKKASEAVAKVGKAKGLTEETVATLRAEILGVRREA; this is encoded by the coding sequence ATGGCGACGGGACGCGGCCGTCTCTCCTCGATCGACACGCTGCCCGAAGAAGCGCAGGAAGACATCGCCTGGGCGATGGCCGAGCTAAACAGGCGCCAGCGGACGCAGGCGGAGATTTTGTCCGACCTCAACGGCCGGCTCGCGGACAAGGGCCTGGAGCTCATCTCCAAGAGCGCCTTCAATCGCCGCTCGATGCGCCTCGCCAATGCCGCGCGCAGGATCGCCGAGGGGCGCGCATTGTTCGAGGGGATCGCCCCGCAGTTCACGCCGGACCGCGTCGACGAATCGAATATTGTGCTCGGCGAGCTGATCAAGATGCTGATCGCCGAGCTGCTCGACGACGAGCCCGGCGCGCTGACGCCGAAGAACAGCATGGAGATGGCGCGCGCCTATCTCGCCACCATCCAGGGCCAGAAGCTCTCGGCAGAGCGGCGCACGAAGCTCGTCGCCGATTTCGAGAAGAAGGCCAGCGAGGCCGTCGCCAAGGTCGGCAAGGCCAAGGGCCTCACCGAGGAGACCGTCGCCACGCTGCGCGCAGAGATCCTCGGCGTGCGGAGGGAGGCGTGA